Part of the candidate division KSB1 bacterium genome, CCTGCATGCGGGGAATGCGCACGAGCTCCGTGGTACGCAATTGGTAGGCCTTGAGGCGGATCCTCGGGCGAAGTGCCGCTAAGGCAGGCGCGACCGTTATCTCCAGGCCCCTGACCAACCTTGCCAGGCGTGCCATATCGTCCTTCTGGAATCCGGGAGGGGGGATCACGAGCGCTGCCTGGAGCTCCTCCCAGGTAGTGATGCGATAGGGTGGAAACAGATACGCCAGGGCTGTTTCTTGCGGTGTCATCTTTCAGCTTGCCAGGTGCTGGCGAAAAGAGTGCGAAAAAAAACCCCGACGCCAGCGACGTCGGGGTGTGCGGGATCCTGTCGCGGTCAGATGACCGAGACGTTCGTGGCCTGCAGGCCTTTCGGGGTCTCCATGATGTCGAATTGCACGCGCTGGCCTTCGCTCAGCTTGCGAAATCCTTCGCCCTCGATCTGGCGGTAATGCACGAATACATCGCCACCCGAATCGCGGGTGATGAACCCGTACCCCTTGGCCTCATTGAACCACTTTACCACTCCCTGTTCCATGCTGCAAAATCCTTTCAAAACGGTGAGACGGACCAGTACAACCGGAGTGTTGCAGCTCTGTTCGGAACGCTCGGCGGACCGCGAGAGCATCTCGCCCACCCGTTCGCCGCGCCCTCGCCTCCTCCCCCGCGGCACTACTGCGCGTACAACAGAGGGCTGACATACAGTACTTCGGTGTACCAACGACTGTGTGCAAATGTAACAACAATCCGTGAAGAATGCAAGGATTTTCTTCACATTTTTCTCTTTCTCCCCAGGAGCGCTGCCTGGGGCAGAGAAAGCAAAGGCAGCCCGACGAGCTGCCTTTAATAGTAGCGGGGGGTGGATTTGAACCACCGACCTTTGGGTTATGAGCCCAACGAGCTACCAGACTGCTCCACCCCGCGATTTCTATGAGTAATATACAACAATTTTGCCGAAAATCAAGGGCTTTTTTTGACGCGCTGCAGCAAAGTCGGCGACTCGTGTGTGCCCTCATCGGTCTGTGGGCAAGTGGCAAGGCCTCCTTGCTTCTCCCGAGCTGGGCAGTGTACCGGGTTCGCCCAGGACAACGTGCCGTCGAGGCGGCGCGCCAGTTTCAGTCCGCTGGGCTGCCCATGACAAACACCCTAGTCGTCCTTGTCCAACAGGCAGCCATAACCCCAAAGGCATTGTCTACTCCTGCGGAGGGAACTCCCGCGAAGACGTGTTCGAAGTAATGTCGGTCGAAAGCCATGACTTTGATAGCGAACATGCCATAGTGCTTCTCCGACACCGACACCCTGCCCGCCCAGGTGGTGTCCCCCAACACCACGTAGCTTGGCGGCGACCACCTGCCGCGACCTCCTGTCCCTGCCGCCTGCTCAGAAGCGATTTCCACGACGTATCCCGCTCCACCACGTGAGCGAGTCCATGACACTTGCAAATCGACGTACCCCCTACGACGAAAACCGTGTCCCCTGGATGTGGCAGCAATATGCGGAAATCACCAGGAACTGTTGTGTGACCGCGGATTTCGGTTCCGTCCGGGCACAAGGCTTGGAGGAAAAACTGGCGCCCCGGTATGACTTCCACTCGATCCCCCGTGTCTGCATACGCGGGAAAACTCGTCCCCCAGAGGCGATTCGGCACCTCGCTCTTAGTCAACGCAACGGACCCTTCAGACCAGGAGAGAAGCACCTGGGCGCCTTCTACCAGGCTGGACGACGAGTCGACGGGAACCACCGCGTAGATCGTTACCCTTGTGGGCGCAGTGCCGTTGGACAACACGCAGATTACGGAGTAGCGCGGGATCTCGCCGCTTGGAGAATTGGAAAAGCCACTGCATCCCTGCAACGCGGCAACGACCGCGACCACCACAGCAGCATGGGCCAGGCTCTTTGCCGGTTTCATTGTTTCTGCCCGCCGCTTAGTGCCCGGTAACGGACGCCGATCATTGGAAGCCGCATCAGACCTCGCACAGGCCTCCTCTCTGCCCGACTCTCCTCCATGTTGCGAAGGTATGCCAATGGGTTTTCTTGGTTGGTGACGTTGAACACCCTCAAGTACAAAACCCATTCTGCCCCCGCCGACCTCCTGAACCCGTACTCGAGTCCGACATCGAGGCGGAAGTACGCGGGGGTGCGCGCACCGAA contains:
- a CDS encoding cold-shock protein, encoding MEQGVVKWFNEAKGYGFITRDSGGDVFVHYRQIEGEGFRKLSEGQRVQFDIMETPKGLQATNVSVI